The Oleispira antarctica RB-8 genome contains the following window.
ACAAACGTACCAGTACAAATAAAAAAATACGCTGAGAAACTAAAATAATAATCTCACTTTTTTGGAAAATCACTCTTTGTAATGGTGTTGGTTAACCCCACAAAACCATTCATTTTTTATCGAGCTCACATGGATTGAACATCGGATGGATGTTTAGTGAATGAGTTATTAGGTTCATGATGGTCGGTTAAAAAGCAAGAATCATCTTGTCGCCATACCGCCCCGATTGCACCCCGTTACTTTGCTAAAACGACTAACTATAAAAATAAAGACGAGTAGCAAATATGATTATATCTAAATCAAAGAACTTTCTAGTCTGGGCGCTATTATGTGCCGCATCCCTAATGAGCGTGCAAGCCAATGCAGCCTGCTGGAGCAATTGTGATGCTTATAATACAAAGTATCCAATCGTTCTAGTGCATGGTGTTGCTGGTTTTAATAGTATTTTTGGTATCGATTATTTTTACGGCGTACGTAACGCATTAGAAGCAAAAGGCGCCAAAGTATACGCACCGAATGTTACATCATGGGAAGATGCTTATGATCGTGGCGAGCAACTCGTCGGTATTTTAGAAGACTTACGTGCTTCTACCGGTGCGCAAAAATTCAACTTAATTGGCCATAGTTTAGGTGGACCGACTATTCGCTATGCAGCGGGTGTACGTCCAGATCTTGTGGCATCAGTTTCAACGGTAAACGCAGTGAACTTTGGTTCTGATGTGGCTGATGTTGCCTTTGGTATTGTGCCTGTTGATGGCGGTGCCGCTCAATTTATTGATACCGCTTTGAGTCTAATGGGAAACATTACTGATTCATTATCAGGTAATCCAGAATATGCCAGTAATGCCCTAGATGCCGCTTTATTTATGACCACTGAGCGCTCTAATGCTTTCAATGCGACGTTCCCTGATGGCAAGCCAACGTCACGCTGTGGCGAAGGTTCAGCCAAAGTAAACGGTGTTCGTTATTACTCCTGGGGTGGTGATGCTTCTTGGACAAATGCTTTTGATATCGCAGATGCCTTTTTACTATTCACGGGTCAAGTGATTAACGGTAAGAACGATGGTTTGGTTGAACGTTGCGATCAACACTGGGGTGATGTTATTGGTACTACCTACAATATGAACCATGTCGATGCAATCAACCATATTTTTGGAGTGCATCACTTGTTCGAGACTGATCCATTAACGCTCTACAAAAACCAAGCTAAACGCCTTAAGTC
Protein-coding sequences here:
- the hlyC gene encoding Lactonizing lipase; this encodes MIISKSKNFLVWALLCAASLMSVQANAACWSNCDAYNTKYPIVLVHGVAGFNSIFGIDYFYGVRNALEAKGAKVYAPNVTSWEDAYDRGEQLVGILEDLRASTGAQKFNLIGHSLGGPTIRYAAGVRPDLVASVSTVNAVNFGSDVADVAFGIVPVDGGAAQFIDTALSLMGNITDSLSGNPEYASNALDAALFMTTERSNAFNATFPDGKPTSRCGEGSAKVNGVRYYSWGGDASWTNAFDIADAFLLFTGQVINGKNDGLVERCDQHWGDVIGTTYNMNHVDAINHIFGVHHLFETDPLTLYKNQAKRLKSAGL